One window of Curtobacterium sp. 458 genomic DNA carries:
- a CDS encoding mannose-1-phosphate guanylyltransferase: MTDELSDFYAIIPAGGIGSRLWPLSRADAPKFLHDLTGSGASLLRQTWDRLAPLAGDQRIMVVTGRAHRAAVESQLPGVADHNVVLESEPKDSTAAIGLAAAILRRREPDVVIGSFAADHVIGDARGFRRSVREAVAAARAGYVTTIGITPTEPAIGFGYIHADGQALDVEGASTVHAVKSFVEKPDLDTARGYLEEGNYLWNAGMFIARADVLLDEIGRTKPELLAGLEELADAWDTSSRGAVVDAVWPRLEKIAIDYTVAEPAAAAGRMAVVPGDFDWDDVGDFASLAKLQSGGRANNLAVLGDGARILADSSSGIVVAHSQRLISLIGVEDIVVVDTPDALLVTTSENAQRVKGVVDALKISGRGDVL, translated from the coding sequence GTGACGGACGAGCTCAGCGACTTCTACGCGATCATCCCCGCCGGCGGCATCGGTTCGCGGCTCTGGCCCCTGTCGCGTGCGGACGCGCCGAAGTTCCTGCACGACCTGACCGGCTCCGGTGCCTCGCTGCTCCGCCAGACCTGGGACCGCCTCGCGCCCCTCGCCGGCGACCAGCGGATCATGGTCGTCACTGGCCGGGCGCACCGGGCGGCGGTCGAGTCGCAGCTGCCCGGCGTCGCGGACCACAACGTCGTGCTCGAGAGCGAGCCGAAGGACTCCACCGCCGCGATCGGCCTCGCGGCCGCCATCCTCCGCCGCCGCGAGCCGGACGTCGTGATCGGGTCGTTCGCCGCCGACCACGTCATCGGCGACGCCCGCGGCTTCCGGCGCTCGGTGCGCGAGGCGGTCGCCGCCGCCCGGGCCGGGTACGTGACCACGATCGGCATCACCCCGACCGAGCCGGCGATCGGCTTCGGCTACATCCACGCCGACGGCCAGGCGCTCGACGTCGAGGGCGCCTCGACCGTGCACGCCGTGAAGTCGTTCGTCGAGAAGCCCGACCTCGACACCGCCCGCGGCTACCTGGAGGAGGGCAACTACCTCTGGAACGCCGGCATGTTCATCGCCCGCGCCGACGTGCTCCTCGACGAGATCGGCCGGACGAAGCCCGAACTCCTCGCCGGACTCGAGGAACTGGCCGACGCCTGGGACACCTCGTCCCGGGGTGCGGTCGTCGACGCCGTGTGGCCGCGGCTCGAGAAGATCGCCATCGACTACACCGTCGCCGAGCCCGCGGCGGCGGCCGGTCGGATGGCCGTCGTGCCCGGCGACTTCGACTGGGACGACGTGGGCGACTTCGCGTCCCTCGCGAAGCTGCAGTCCGGCGGTCGGGCGAACAACCTCGCCGTGCTCGGCGACGGGGCCCGCATCCTGGCGGACTCCTCGAGCGGCATCGTGGTCGCCCACAGCCAGCGCCTGATCTCGCTCATCGGGGTCGAGGACATCGTCGTCGTGGACACCCCGGACGCCCTGCTCGTGACCACGAGCGAGAACGCCCAGCGGGTCAAGGGTGTGGTGGACGCACTGAAGATCAGCGGTCGCGGCGACGTCCTGTAG
- a CDS encoding BMP family ABC transporter substrate-binding protein — protein sequence MSSRTRKIALSGLALAGTVAVLAGCSAAPSDNASAKKTDFRPCMVSDSGGFDDKSFNQLGYEGLQDAAKELGATYKSAESKDSTVYDSNIEQLINQNCKLIVTVGFNLADATKKQAAANPETEFAIIDDNSIKAKNVKPITFDTSQAAFLAGYAAASYSKSGVVGTFGGMQIPTVTIFMDGFADGVKYYNEQKKKDVKVVGWDVDSQKGSFTGGFEAGTQAKAVAQTLLDQDADVILPVGGPIYQSAAEAIKDASNGSVLIGADSDLYEADPRYKDIAFTSVEKGMRPATRDVVEQAAKGDYSNTPYVGTLKNEGVGIAPFHDYASKVDSGLEGELDKIKSGIIDGSITVKTEATVK from the coding sequence GTGTCATCCCGCACCCGCAAGATCGCGCTCAGCGGCCTCGCCCTGGCCGGCACGGTCGCCGTGCTCGCCGGCTGCTCCGCCGCCCCGTCCGACAACGCCTCGGCCAAGAAGACCGACTTCCGTCCCTGCATGGTCTCCGACTCCGGCGGCTTCGACGACAAGTCCTTCAACCAGCTCGGCTACGAGGGCCTGCAGGACGCCGCCAAGGAACTCGGCGCGACCTACAAGTCGGCAGAGTCGAAGGACTCGACGGTCTACGACTCCAACATCGAGCAGCTGATCAACCAGAACTGCAAGCTCATCGTCACCGTCGGCTTCAACCTCGCCGACGCCACGAAGAAGCAGGCCGCCGCGAACCCGGAGACCGAGTTCGCGATCATCGACGACAACTCGATCAAGGCGAAGAACGTCAAGCCGATCACGTTCGACACCTCGCAGGCGGCGTTCCTCGCCGGCTACGCGGCCGCGTCGTACTCGAAGTCCGGCGTCGTCGGCACCTTCGGCGGCATGCAGATCCCGACCGTCACCATCTTCATGGACGGCTTCGCGGACGGCGTGAAGTACTACAACGAGCAGAAGAAGAAGGACGTCAAGGTCGTCGGCTGGGACGTCGACAGCCAGAAGGGCTCCTTCACCGGTGGCTTCGAGGCCGGCACCCAGGCGAAGGCCGTCGCGCAGACGCTCCTCGACCAGGACGCGGACGTCATCCTGCCCGTCGGTGGCCCGATCTACCAGTCGGCGGCCGAGGCCATCAAGGACGCGAGCAACGGCTCCGTCCTGATCGGCGCGGACAGCGACCTCTACGAGGCCGACCCCCGCTACAAGGACATCGCGTTCACCTCCGTCGAGAAGGGCATGCGCCCCGCGACGCGCGACGTCGTCGAGCAGGCCGCCAAGGGCGACTACTCGAACACGCCGTACGTGGGAACCCTGAAGAACGAGGGCGTCGGCATCGCGCCGTTCCACGACTACGCCTCCAAGGTCGACAGCGGCCTCGAGGGCGAGCTCGACAAGATCAAGTCCGGCATCATCGACGGCTCGATCACGGTCAAGACCGAAGCGACCGTCAAGTAA